A genomic window from Thermodesulfovibrionales bacterium includes:
- a CDS encoding deoxyribonuclease IV, with translation MHTSIAGGIHLSMERAGELGCNTAQIFSHNPRAWSVGIIPEESVSLFRELRRLHDIDPVFIHTSYLINLAAPDIGIREKSKELLIRELDLADLLAADHVVLHTGSASGDAEDAARQRAIAALREVAKVKTWRAKLLLENTAGERGDISSTMRDLSEIIEKTDSPVIGGICIDTCHAFQAGYELTSAEGLSRIAGEIKTYIGSENLKLIHLNDSRRVFHSRVDRHEHIGEGAIGKKWIEKFINHPIFRNTPLVLETPKKSDEDDMRNLDIVRRLMRQSVFEPARKR, from the coding sequence GTGCATACGTCAATTGCCGGAGGAATCCACCTCTCCATGGAGCGGGCAGGGGAGCTCGGGTGCAATACCGCCCAGATATTTTCCCATAATCCGCGGGCGTGGTCAGTCGGAATAATCCCGGAAGAGTCGGTATCTCTTTTCAGGGAGCTGAGAAGATTGCACGATATCGATCCGGTTTTCATACACACCTCGTACCTCATAAATCTTGCAGCGCCGGACATCGGCATCCGGGAAAAGTCGAAGGAACTCCTCATCCGTGAACTGGACCTCGCGGACCTGCTCGCTGCCGATCATGTTGTGCTCCATACGGGAAGTGCGTCAGGAGATGCGGAAGACGCTGCCCGGCAAAGGGCTATTGCAGCATTAAGGGAAGTTGCGAAGGTGAAGACCTGGAGGGCGAAACTCCTCCTCGAAAATACAGCTGGTGAGAGGGGCGATATCTCTTCGACGATGAGAGACCTGAGCGAGATCATCGAGAAGACGGACAGCCCCGTCATCGGAGGGATCTGCATAGACACCTGTCATGCGTTTCAGGCGGGATATGAACTGACTAGCGCCGAAGGATTGTCAAGAATCGCGGGGGAGATAAAGACGTACATCGGATCTGAGAACCTGAAGCTCATTCATCTCAACGATTCAAGGAGGGTTTTTCATTCCAGGGTCGACAGACACGAACATATCGGGGAGGGGGCGATCGGGAAGAAGTGGATCGAGAAATTCATCAACCATCCCATCTTCCGAAATACTCCCCTCGTCCTCGAGACGCCGAAGAAAAGCGACGAAGATGACATGCGAAATCTCGATATCGTAAGGAGACTCATGAGACAGTCAGTTTTTGAGCCTGCGAGGAAACGGTAG